In a genomic window of Quercus lobata isolate SW786 chromosome 4, ValleyOak3.0 Primary Assembly, whole genome shotgun sequence:
- the LOC115985350 gene encoding exocyst complex component EXO70A1-like → MAILQCLTIQGLTSSRGGSSVGGYGGNSSGVSRPLVKDWFKTGNMQFEELHQKQSQWTAPDTELRESLRLAVAEMLLPAYRSFVKRFGPLVESTEDLERMLGEFFEGKNLNEPKR, encoded by the exons ATTCTTCAGTGCCTCACTATCCAAGGCCTAACCTCGTCCAGGGGAGGGAGTTCAGTAGGTGGTTATGGAGGAAATAGTAGTGGAGTTTCTAGACCATTGGTGAAAGACTG GTTCAAGACAGGCAATATGCAATTTGAGGAACTTCATCAAAAGCAATCTCAGTGGACAGCTCCTGACACTGAGTTGCGAGAGTCTCTAAGGCTTGCGGTTGCGGAAATGTTGTTGCCTGCCTACAGATCTTTTGTAAAACGTTTTGG GCCTCTAGTTGAGAGTACGGAGGATCTTGAACGAATGTTGGGTGAATTTTTTGAGGGAAAGAACTTGAATGAACCTAAGCGGTAG